In one window of Episyrphus balteatus chromosome 3, idEpiBalt1.1, whole genome shotgun sequence DNA:
- the LOC129914806 gene encoding IQ and ubiquitin-like domain-containing protein — MTSSKDCDSHLSGCEDEIVEFENITVKLSISDAQVVAQIYPNCMTIEEVKKDIARKFEVDPKLLIICQCGKVLNDDSKLYDAERNDYGIYELTLGINEIKDAKENTPILNLDIYYNKSRLPDFITVHIPAEDTSDGNSKDIVVEIENQAITKPFIGGYRDKRTGIEYHDAFTLTGPNFQKFKINDLATRITQTRELKVKLNDTTADQSTQSFGDATNIIFVSAATDFVIIPRKYQTYAQKIKREDRLAKIVLIQKNFRRYLLWRYIKRCAAEYRSIVTDRLEVERKFNETEVKKRIYRENAVKNFPHTKEDFGLLYAHVEKWKQAEMKRIAKMYSGAPRLAEVNILLDKEIQLLNGIERQRTVVRKAMKDFRENQLLQKMGEPIKWIGYKDKVIEMDLIRTQRVRFLAEVLKDLKKDLPKEKRLSLLNSVDKLLEDEKDFPQVSELHDLIDREKNLLIFTKHCDVSILRQRFLIIFLDLIKFNKEGKTAKAQKRMCDCCKQVKSISEFALRTRQNAVDTCQLCFSLKTAVADNTVYKAILRSIQREERKHRSLASYAFILQEDDVRFIVDKIWHRHSFLSKENDINYLRLPRWIKSDDWSPWNCICLTETEARNHNTLKDLRTVYDEKMMLDITNRHMLAKNAFKKLQDVENDFVESGQWWEVGIKNKVV, encoded by the exons atgacTTCATCTAAAGACTGTGACTCACATTTAAGTGGTTGCGAGGATGAAATTGtggaatttgaaaatataactGTTAAATTAAGTATCTCCGATGCACAAGTTGTCGCACAAATTTATCCCAATTGTATGACAATTGAAGaagttaaaaaagatattgctaGAAAATTTGAAGTTGATCCAAAATTACTCATCATTTGCCAATGTGGAAAAGTTCTCAACGACGATTCAAAACTTTATGATGCTGAAAGAAATGATTATGGAATATATGAATTGACTTTGGgtataaatgaaattaaagaCGCCAAAGAGAACACACCTATTTTAAATTTGGACATTTATTATAa CAAATCACGACTACCTGATTTTATAACCGTGCACATCCCAGCCGAGGATACTAGCGATGGCAACAGCAAAGATATTGTTGTAGAAATTGAAAACCAAGCCATAACGAAGCCATTCATCGGTGGTTATAGAGACAAGCGAACCG GCATAGAATACCACGATGCATTCACACTCACAGGGCCCAACTTTCAGAAGTTTAAAATCAACGATCTAGCGACACGAATAACACAGACCAGGGAACTGAAAGTGAAATTAAAT GATACAACGGCTGATCAATCAACACAATCATTTGGTGATGCTACTAATATTATATTTGTATCTGCAGCAACAGACTTTGTAATAATTCCAAGAAAATATCAGACTTatgcacaaaaaataaaacgtgAAGATCGATTggcaaaaattgtattaattcaaaagaatttcCGCAGATACCTTTTGTGGCGTTATATTAAGCGATGTGCAGCTGAATACCG gagtATTGTCACTGATCGCTTGGAAGTGGAACGGAAGTTCAACGAAACCGAAGTCAAAAAACGTATCTACCGTGAAAATGCAGTGAAAAATTTTCCGCATACCAAAGAAGACTTTGGTTTGTTGTATGCTCATGTAGAGAAATGGAAGCAAGCAGAG atgAAACGAATTGCAAAAATGTATTCAGGTGCACCAAGGCTGGCAGAGGTTAATATATTATTGGATAAAGAAATTCAATTATTGAATGGCATCGAACGACAACGCACGGTTGTGAGGAAGGCAATGAAAGATTTTAGAGAAAATCAATTGTTACAAAAAATGGGGGAACCTATTAAGTGGATTGGGTATAAAG ATAAAGTTATTGAAATGGATCTTATACGTACACAACGTGTTCGATTTTTAGCCGAGGTTTTGAAAGACCTCAAGAAAGATCTACCAAAGGAGAAAAGGTTAAGTCTTCTTAATTCCGTGGATAAGCTTTTGGAAGACGAAAAAGATTTTCCGCAAGTATCAGAG ttacATGACCTTATTGACCGCGAAAAGAACCTCCTGATATTCACCAAACACTGCGATGTGAGTATTTTAAGACAACGTTTTCTCATTATCTTCTTggatttaattaaattcaacaAAGAAGGCAAAACTGCAA AAGCTCAGAAGCGTATGTGCGATTGTTGCAAGCAAGTCAAATCAATTTCGGAATTTGCTCTGAGGACCAGACAAAATGCAGTCGACACATGTCAATTGTGTTTTTCTCTCAAG aCTGCAGTTGCTGACAACACAGTTTATAAGGCCATTTTACGTTCAATTCAACGTGAAGAACGCAAACACCGATCactggcttcgtatgcatttaTCCTTCAAGAAGATGATGTTCGATTTATTGTCGATAAAATTTGGCATCGTCATTCGTTCCTTAGTAAAGAGAATGACATTAATTACTTGAg GCTACCAAGATGGATTAAAAGCGATGATTGGTCTCCATGGAATTGTATATGTTTGACTGAAACTGAAGCCAGAAATCACAACACTTTGAAGGACTTACGAACTGTTTATGATGAAAAAATGATGCTGGACATAACAAATAGGCATATGTTGGCTAAGAACGCATTTAAGAAGCTTCAAGATGTGGAAAATGATTTCGTTGAAAGCGGTCAATGGTGGGAAGTTGGTATCAAGAATAAGGTTGTATGA